A window of the Podospora bellae-mahoneyi strain CBS 112042 chromosome 6, whole genome shotgun sequence genome harbors these coding sequences:
- a CDS encoding hypothetical protein (EggNog:ENOG503P0KW), with product MSDHCQPAISNIDIFVTLGLNVSTDIYLMSIPIPMLWRATMRPMKKVGLIVLFSGGAFVTVAGVLRCILIVTDPINGAQQAGSWAVRETFVAVVTSNLPMCVPLINRWGRPILGSLKSLKSTTGRMTRSGRSDPKHGAFRLEDKNPRRGMGPRSVNPITELTISETELAEIQHQEYFWNPNKGRHDPESGLDGEGTSPGGLIWKQTSLQVSESRNYHGDGVDEIDFGDYYLVEQAKKSAEIMATSPTGRSWKTSNSNRQDRRSP from the exons ATGTCAGATCACTGTCAACcggccatctccaacattgACATCTTTGTAACTCTTGGGTTGAATGTCTCCACAGACATTTACCTCATGAGCATTCCCATACCCATGCTATGGCGTGCTACCATGAGACCGATGAAAAAGGTTGGGCTCATTGTGTTGTTTTCTGGTGGAGCGTTTGTGACGGTGGCAGGAGTGTTGCGATGTATCCTGATTGTTACA GATCCCATCAACGGCGCTCAACAAGCAGGTTCCTGGGCCGTCCGGGAGACGTTTGTGGCTGTGGTGACTTCCAATCTTCCCATGTGTGTTCCCCTAATTAACAGATGGGGTCGACCAATTTTGGGAAGCCTAAAGTCCCTCAAGTCAACAACGGGCAGGATGACACGTTCTGGCCGTTCAGATCCGAAGCATGGAGCGTTCAGGCTTGAGGATAAGAACCCGAGACGTGGAATGGGGCCGAGGAGTGTCAATCCTATCACTGAGCTTACGATATCCGAGACGGAGCTGGCTGAGATTCAGCACCAGGAGTATTTTTGGAATCCCAATAAGGGTCGTCATGACCCAGAGAGCGGACTGGATGGTGAGGGTACGAGCCCAGGTGGGTTGATCTGGAAGCAGACATCGCTCCAAGTGTCGGAGTCGAGAAATTaccatggtgatggtgtggatgAGATTGACTTTGGGGATTATTATCTTGTGGAGCAAGCAAAGAAGAGCGCCGAGATCATGGCCACTTCGCCGACTGGAAGGAGTTGGAAGACTTCGAATAGCAATCGCCAGGATCGACGATCGCCGTGA
- a CDS encoding hypothetical protein (EggNog:ENOG503P0KW) encodes MKVKKTESAVFYLSFEVVAALLGNIARPLSFPRGPKSIYRPYLPSALTDSGARFTMEAFIIEAFTLLGVALVVVGMRTYVRLTTVGIKGFQADDYLMLVAAGAYTVETYLAYSVGALWKGLANNAMTDEQRRLLDPNSEEFRLRVNGSKTQVAGWSTYTFLLWTIKAAICTFYLRLTEGLEYRKRIFTGFVLIFTTWVAVLLSILLGCRPLERNWQIYPNPGSKSPICCTQNTEC; translated from the exons ATGAAGGTTAAAAAGACGGAATCTGCCGTTTTTTATCTCTCCTTCGAGGTCGTAGCGGCCTTATTGGGAAATATTGCAcgccccctttccttcccacGTGGGCCGAAATCGATATACCGACCTTACCTACCGAGCGCTTTGACGGACAGTGGTGCCAGATTCACCATGGAGGCGTTTATTATTGAAGCGTTTACCTTGTTGGGAGTTgcgttggtggttgttgggatgaGGACGTATGTTAGGCTAACGACTGTGGGGATTAAGGGGTTCCAGGCGGATGATTATTTAATGTTGGTTGCTGCG GGGGCATATACCGTGGAAACATATCTTGCGTACTCGGTGGGTGCGTTAtggaaggggttggcgaATAATGCGATGACGGATGAGCAGAGACGTCTGCTTGATCCGAACAGTGAGGAGTTTAGGCTGAG GGTCAACGGGTCCAAAACTCAGGTTGCTGGGTGGTCGACGTACACATTTCTTCTGTGGACGATCAAGGCGGCGATATGCACCTTCTATCTTCGCCTGACT GAAGGGTTGGAATATCGCAAGCGCATCTTCACGGGCTTCGTGTTGATCTTCACCACCTGGGTTGCCGTCCTCCTGTCAATATTGCTGGGCTGCCGTCCTCTCGAGAGGAACTGGCAAATCTATCCAAATCCCGGCAGCAAGTCTCCAATCTGCTGTACCCAAAACACCGAATGCTAA